In one window of Erinaceus europaeus chromosome 17, mEriEur2.1, whole genome shotgun sequence DNA:
- the FIBIN gene encoding fin bud initiation factor homolog produces MVFLKFLWLSFFCHLCQGYFDGPLHPEMSNGTLHHYFVPDGDYEENDDPEKCQLLFRVSDHQRCSQGEGSQASSLLSLTLREEFTVLGRQVEDAGRVLEGISKSISYDLDGEESYSKYLQRESHQIGDAYSNSDKSLTELESKFKQGQEQDSRRQESRLNEDFLGMLVHTRSLLKETLDISAGLRDKYELLALTIRSHGTRLGRLKNDYLKI; encoded by the coding sequence ATGGTGTTCCTGAAGTTTCTCTGGCTGAGTTTCTTCTGTCACCTGTGTCAGGGCTATTTCGATGGTCCCCTGCACCCAGAGATGTCCAACGGGACTCTGCATCACTACTTCGTGCCTGATGGGGACTATGAGGAGAATGATGATCCTGAGAAGTGCCAACTGCTCTTCAGGGTGAGTGACCACCAGCGCTGCTCCCAGGGGGAGGGGAGCCAGGCCAGCAGTCTGCTAAGCCTCACCCTGCGGGAGGAGTTCACTGTGCTGGGCCGCCAGGTGGAGGATGCTGGGCGCGTTCTGGAGGGCATCAGTAAGAGCATTTCCTACGATTTGGATGGGGAAGAGAGCTACAGCAAGTACCTGCAGCGGGAGTCCCACCAGATTGGGGATGCCTACTCCAACTCGGACAAGTCCCTCACAGAGCTGGAAAGCAAGTTCAAGCAGGGCCAGGAACAGGACAGCCGGCGGCAGGAGAGCAGACTCAATGAGGATTTCTTAGGGATGCTGGTTCACACCAGGTCTCTACTGAAGGAAACACTAGATATCTCTGCAGGACTCAGAGACAAATATGAGCTGCTGGCCTTGACCATCAGAAGCCATGGGACCCGGCTGGGTCGGCTGAAAAATGACTATCTTAAAATTTAG